The segment ccttccagagtgtccagggcgaaaattttcaaatccttctatttttcttgcaaaaatcTAGTCAAGCTTGGCATAGATGAAAGAGGAGTAGTGTCTTTTTCTTGAGAGGTGAAATCAACTTGAAATGATGATTGAATTGAGCCTAAATTGAGGAATTCGcttttgacccttccaaagggtctagagcgaaattccttgcaagcctattcttttaaccttgttttggcttaagaccttatccaTTGGGTGACGGATGTTGTTTAGTtacctcttgaggtgattttgagttggaaaaaggaagaatcaagcccaattcatgattttcgctcctgaccctttcaaagggtccagagcgaaaatcctcctagacctcatttccttccctacttgaccaaattgtgatgcccaaagcatgttgaaaagaGGAATGGACATGATCTTTCTTTGAGAAGTGTTTGATAGCATTAAGGGATGGAGATTTTAGCCAACAAAggcaatttcactcctgacccttccaaagggtccagagcgaaattccttgtaaacccatttttaacctttcttggacatgaaaaccttgttcctagggcaataaAAGATAAAATCCCACTAAGCAAAGAAGTTTTaaggtgaaaaaatgaagatttttggtcaagattgcaaaaatcgctcctgacccttccagagggtccagagcgaatttcctcaaaatcaccttttgctatcaaattttgctaAGCCAAGTATGAGATAAGGTCAAGCATGGAAAGAATTACCCCTGGGAGTGAATTGAGGTTGCAAGAAATTAtcaaaaagtgaaggaattgagccaaatggtgaatttcgctcctgacccttccaaagggtccagagcgaaattcctaaaagcaCCTATTTCCTTGCAAGGTCAAAGcaactttttggtttttatggcttgaacGGGTGTGAGGAAGAGTGTTTTACATTTTGAAGCTAATTGAAATTGTCAAGAAGAAGCAATCAAGtctagaacatgattttcgctcttgacccttccagagggtctagagcgaaaatcctaaaacctatcttttcttccaaagattgGACTAGACCAAGCTTAGACATGGGTTTGAGAAgacttttgaattgccttgaagtggaattggattgctgaggatgaaaattttgaatccaagagggaaattcgctcctgacccttccaaaggttccagagCAAAATGTCCAAATTCTCtctttttcttgcaaatttaagacaagattttgctATTTATGACTTGGATGGGAGTGAGGCGTGATGTTCCATGCCTTGGAAATGATTCGaagatgaaaggatgaaggaattgccgtaaaacctaaaaatcgctcctaacccttccaaagggtccagagcgaaaaatccAAAACCAATgcattcctttcaagtttgtgctaagacaAGGCTAAACCAAGCTAGAAAAGGCCTTTGAGACCACTTGTGAGTAGgtgtttgtttcaaaatttgatgattctaggtcagagaaggaaaatcgctcctgacccttccaaagggtccagggcgaaaatccttcaaacacctattttgccttgcaataaCAAACCAAGCATGTGTGAAGTGAATGAAGAGGATCATTGCCtaaccttgtgaggtggattggagTTAAAATGATCGAGGAGTAAGCCTAagcaagaaaaatcgctcctgactcttccagagggtccagggcgaaaaacactaaagacaccttttcctccaaaattcaagtgaaaCTAAACCTGAACTACAGTAAAAGatgccatttggaatgccttggtgAGGTTTTGGACTtacaaaaatgagaattttgagctcaagagagaatttcactcctgacccttccaaagggtccagagtgaaattcccaaAAGGTGGCATTTCCTTCAAAACATTGATGAGCTAAACCAGTGATGGAGATAAGTGAACTCTGGAGATTGCCTCAGAGGAGTTTAATGATCAAACTAAACTGAATTTTGGCCTaaaatgtaaaaatcgctcctgacccttctagagagTCCAAggcaaaatttacattttcacctAACTACTCATGAGAAATgataaaaaattgaaatgcaagaccTTGATTAGGCCAAAACAAACATAAGCTTGCCTTCCAGGAGATTTTGGAGTGAAGGGAATGAGGTATTCAAGTCTTAAAttgaaaaattgctcctgacccttccagagggtccagggcgaaatcatcaaaaaaaacctatcattcaaccttgattgattaagtcttaaggcaaattgcaaaattgtgaagacaaagtcatggaaatttgcaaaaatgtaggttgagaaaatttcaatttGATCAAGTGAACAAGCCTGGATGGGTTCAAACAGGTCTTGAAGTGAACCTAGACCTTCATCACTATTGAATATTTCAAAGCCTAAGGAGAAAGGGAGCTTCACtaagcctcaatcaaacctccatattcccaaattTTCGCCAAATTTACTAAAATTAAGACATTTGGGGAGGTTAGATCAAATGCGCATGAATTAAGGTCATtacaattgaattaattaatttttaaagccttaatataaatataaaagacACCTTTCAAGTcttaaaatcattttttaaaattttaaaaatataggtgAGCGCTCAAAATACATTtacttgcttttacaagcaagtagGCCTCTTCCTAAAgggaattttatttgttttgttgCTAAAAAACTAGGTCGGCCTCATAGtcaattagggtgagcgccctatataagagaggagtattgtttcaaaatgcaaatcattcattcattattctaAATGCGATTTTGAGGAGCAGattggaggagcgaaatctagcagattggaggcgaatttcttaCCAAGTTGGAGGCTaaatttccagaatttgctaagtgttggaggctagTGAAGGTGACGTTCTTTTGAAGGTTAATCAAGACATAATTCACCCAAGAAGGCCAGCAATTCAATCCTCATCCAGCAAagtctgatcttctttcttcatttttcaaggttcatAGTTAGGCTTTCAAAGGTGAAGGTATGAAGAATCCTTTTTGAAGTTCCTATTCAAGACTTGTTTTGATGTtcatagcattttttttttttaagtctaagtcttgaaaatccaattttcatttataattaattTGAGGAATCATGTCcttttcaaattaatgttttggAATCATtccctttgaaaggtcttaaattctatactttaaggtatgatgcttaaagactaattttaaatttttgtgtaggcatcaaatgacgacccccaaagccggaggatctactagtcggcaagctctcatcaaggaagatcagaggagcgacgaattggagaccaggatcgtgtccaagtggaataatattggagacaccaacttaggaaacttcaatgtgaagaagtttcgagaagtcccctacattggcaagccatcacctgttgcaaggAGGATAATcaagagtggcatcatcaaggctgcaggtttccctcccgcagtcaagtgtcatgagttgatgatcgagtgtgcccaccactatgactcacaatcaaggacgatcGTAACCAAAGACGGGAACATCTTAGCTTACCTTTCAAAGGAAGCTATAaccgaagctcttcatcttccggaccataaagacatgatttacaaaagcttagaaggagcaaggtcaatctatgaagatgatcctaagtcttgtttgaacttcatcaataagaattggttgctcaaaagtcggcctcgtctgaacaagattcccaatacaccacataggattgacttccaggaggaatacagagacttgataactttgctcaatcgagttacaagtgcttctcaagccttcttcttcgaaaagtggatgttcttcttcatacaagtgatagtccaaggaaaaggaatgcttcattgagccagaatcattagcaattgtctggacgtgcagttgagaaggctaagacccaccaaatcattccacatgagctcatatgttatatatgccttgatcagcagtttcgaatatgcagggctacctcacagaggagtgattggaagaggacccggagaaataagagtttgtgattcttatgttcatctgcatcatctgcctagaagtgactacaagttagtcaatgacaccttcacgatgaacattaccaGGATATTTTAAGGAGGaattcacaatcgactgtctctggatgcacaggagcttgtgaagaagtatggcgcATGGTttatccagtttcaaaagttcacatacatcagagttcatgggtgtccttcacctccctacatgttgccaagatatccaacaaacagaatagtgctacttgaggtgactagacagttggcagcttatgcgaaggcatccagacacaagcatggaaatggaattcccatgcccatcatactagggaaatcagttgaagtgtgtcctaatactcaagtCGCAGAAGATGtagagaaggaattatctttatactcattcGCATCCTTTGCCTCgtgagagaattttgatcctcatggttatatggaggagacagtcagtaggaagtacaagcatgagtttcaggtggaggacttttggatgaatctcccaggtgatttagaggttaaaagaaagatgcattctaggctacccttagatctcatcaggaaatgcaaagtttatagagtagccgatcaagcccaggataatggtagatacctctAGTCGTCCTATGAGAAAgaggacaaagaagtgaagatagattggaatgagcccgaggttttagacttgagagctttgatggctcccatTTTATCCTACACTcgtagatgggtggatgtacagcatcaaaagttgaaggagcagaatgtatcaatgacatttactttggaggcaagaccagaagaaggagaagcaagtgtgagtgagaatacttctcattccaaaggctcaaagaggaaagaaggacctgagaagaaagaaccttccaagaagaagcagaaaataaaccctgatcacccaccaagcacatcttctaggcatgaaaaggaggcgagtcaaggggaagatcagaggcagatagtatatgaagttgatgagtctatggaatccatggtacagaatgataaacaagagaaAGGATAGACACCtgagcattcatcaagtcaatctccccaagttgatgctaatgagcaacacgaagaaaagaatgatgatgaagcaacatctcctttctgGGAAGATAggccactacctaaagaaatacaagtgagggaaacaagatctgccattcctgattggctgaaagagagactgacaagggtagcTGTGGTTAAAGAGgaagaagatgtgtttgacttggaaagccttataggaaattctcatgaggtaatggagaagaagaaggccacaaagatgtctaaggtaattagagatgagacaggatctaggaaagtgcaggtagctacaccagtggtggacaaatatgaggatgagattcttgcagatgagtatgacttagaaacatttgagcttggtccacttacctctgaACAAGCGATGGAAGAagccactgattcatttgaagcacttaaagacaaactcaaagaagaaatggaaaagaataagaagcttgaaagggaggtcagtgcttggaggaactattttagtcaccttaatcagcccttgagacgtcaggatccagcagtatctcctttacaatcactccctcttgaatcagtaggcgaggcagaaagggtgaagagcttggttcaacttatgagctcttggattgataaatcccacacggtagccgttgaatttgcaacaagaatgatgaagacagttcatcgagctatccaggtccttgagattatccataatctaatgataactgtagttgcattcactcacactagagatgttatcattcctgtcttacaagtgataagacaaacaccaagacagattttggcacaagaaaagataatggatggaggaacccataacctcctacagtggtcagctctgcttcagatgaaagaggtcctttttgaagacatcaacaccagatgcagtcgagttgaaggtatcattcatccaattcaagataaggtgtttgaggtgttgtgtaccattcttgataggcggatcgagattgagacagatgtggacatccaagagttggaggagagagtcaaggtcatcttttgcaaagaggagaacatcatcacagataagCAATGAGATCagatgtacactactatgttcctgattgagaagaccaaagaacttgaacctggatgggagacaactcttctcactgcttttgatcaagtccttcacttggaagaacgaatgaagaatcttcctgagattcccattgctgagattgagggaattgtgtccagcttcattgaatatgctaagaaagagcataggaaagggaacaaaattctagatgaaaagttgttataggatgatatggcagcttaattcctattggtctatgtctcctcggtttttgtgccaattctttattggctatggattagtgatgtttatctaaatggggacttttttgtaacaaaccctaatcagggtttaggtgtcaaaatctcagccgttgatcttcttttgatccgggccatttattgtatttgaggatgctatatataccctcactcatttcatttcaaaagttagaagttagagaagagagagagagcttaaagagaagaaagttagaaagttattgttgtagcaagattgagtagtgaagaaagaattttgaacaattgttgtccatttggctatgagatcaataaaatattgaatttatggtgttttattgcaatacttgtggctatcttcatgattgtttattttcttgaatcactcttagttgaagtagcatttaagttttaagtttgaaagacgaagtgttgtgcttgatctttgataagattcatattccaaaccactagcttcttactgattgtaaggatggcttgtgtggtcaactggaaaccttgagatTGATTAAGAACTCAATCATTCctagaagtattgatatgtatctctatgatagtatctatatccctgatgatttgaaaaactattgaatccccttagaagatcgcatcaattccagtagagttgtaatttcttggcgaaaCTGAAATTGGTATAATCTTATCAAGTCtagtcttcattgagtcattcttaggatcagttcaagtattccttctttaaaacccttatcttttgacattttttgaaaaatctattagtgttaggaaaatcctgttcctgcatttggaaagaaagtaacgtggacaagctttctctgaaagtacgtaaggccccttgaagaaacaacatatacaacgaccactggtgcttatccacacgtagagatcctacaacaaagaaccttgaagtcatcccgattgatccttttcgcgacatcttcagcattcgaagactttaatcaagagaggataaggtacctttaggtattttattctgtgtttgttcgtgtacaaaatacacatcaacaccacCCCACAATCTTCTCTACTTCCACGAACGTCTTCTCATCCCTCTTAGTAGTCATATTAGTGTGTTGAGTTCAGCTCTCATTTTGTTCGTCATTTGGaagacttcttttttggggggtaATGATGTAGACGGTAGTTATAACGTGTTTGGGAATAACTGTTAATAATAATGTAGCTAGCGGTGTAATCTCATTGTTCCAGAACAGTTGGTAGTTACCGATGGTATTTATAACCAATCGCCAAGTACTATATATACTATATTGCTGTATCGAGAACCATTATTGGTTATTGATTGTACTAGCATTACACTCTAGAATGAAACGAGATGTCTTTCTCGCCatattgttgggttatttattgtGATATTACTTTACTGTTCAATATTATCTCCTTCTACTGTTTACTCTGTGTACTTAAACTAGTTCCTTTCAAGAGTAAACATTGTGCCTTTTCTTTGCTCTCTTCATAACCAAGACCAATTTTTATAGATGGTGATCTTTGTTCAGCCATGATATTATTTAGAATGGCAATGCTCTTTTCGAACTTGAGACTTTTGTTTAGTTTTGCAGtagttttctctaattccttccttAGAGAGAGAATCTCAAATTCTAGTCTTCCACAATTTTATTCCCTTATCTTTAATTGAGATCTaattttttcttcaatttgattGGCTTCTTCAATTTGAACTTTCAAATCTATGATCACTTTTTTGGACTCTTCAAGTATTTTTGCCCTTTGATTTACACTCTTTCTGAAACAACAGCTTATACTTGGAATTCTTCTTTCTAAGTTTCCTAATCTCTTCTATAGCATGAtagagttcttcctcaaaatcttcatcaTGATCATCTTCATTATCAGATTTAACCTTCTCTTCCTCATTTGAGTAcctattttctttatcattatttACAGTGATATTGCTTTGTGTTTCAAATGCCATAAAAAGCATCTCTTCTCTATAGCTGTCCCAATCACTTTCATTGGATGAAAAATTATCTTTATACGAATAGGGACTCTTCCTGTAATTATAGAATTTCTTCTTGTTATTTTTATCATGCTTGTGACCATTCTTGTTTCCTTTCTTTGTATAATGCCCTTCTTCTTCATCACTATCACTTCCTTTTAAATATGGGCATTTCTTGATAAAATGTCATActtttccacaattgaaacatttaaatggCAACTTACCCATAGTCTTTCAGCTTTTTAACTTCCACGCGAAATGAACTTCCTCCTTGTTTGTTTCTTCCTTTTTAGATGTATTGTCCCTTTCGGTCCTCATCTCATATGCATTGAGGATTCCATATAGCTCATCCATGGTTAATTTATCCAAGTCCTTCATCTCTCCTATTATAGAAACTTTAGCATTGAATCTTAAGGAAGAGATCTTAAAACCTTTTGCACTACCATTGAGTCTTCCATTTTTTCACCAAAACCCTTTCTGGTATTGACTATCTCTTCTACTCGAAGCAAATAGgcatcaacattttcttcatccatcatCTTTAGACTCTCAAATTGTTGTCAATGGGTCTAAAGTTTTGCTTTCTTTACTTTACTATCTCcttcataaatattttttaatttatcccaCATATCCTTAGCAGATTTGCAATGCATTACTTTCACAAATTTGGATTCAAATTTAGTTCACATAAGATTGCATTTTTGTCTTTAGCGTTGTTTTCACTTGCCCTCTTTATTGCTTGATTTGTTGGGGAAGTCGCAAGTGGTGTATAGCCTTTCTCAGCTGATTGCCAAATATCATAGAGCACTATTTAAGTTTCCATCTTTTAGCTCCCAAAGGCATAACGATAATCTTTTACTTTTCCAAAAACTTAATTAATCacttcaaaattaaattcacattaGCACATATGCAAGATCTAATAATAAGGAACACAGTATGAACACAATTTATGGAGAAACCCTTGCGGGAGAAAACCATGACAAAAATATTGCCCATATAAACTTGTCTTTACAAGCTTTGTAGGCATCAAACtacaggagacaccaatccccaataCTTGAGCATCAACTCAATAAGATGCAACAATATCTTTCaatatgaggcaccaacctcacTAATATGAACTCCTCAAAATTATGCTATAAGTCTGTTCACAAGTTTGCTATAATATTGCCCATAAATCTGCTATAATGTCTGCCTTTAAATTCACTCCAACACTCCTCACAATTCCTCCATAAAATCTGAAAATATACTCCTTTAGAGGTGGGATCTGCCGGTCTATTAATAACATAACTCTTGTTCACCACACCTTTGAACTCTTACAAAATGCTCATCTTATACCTTTCCAATAGAGGCGATTCACTTTGAAAAAATGTCCTTTCACATTAAACGTTATAACCCATGCTGATTGCACTACTTCATAATAGCTGTTTCCTTTACATGATCATACCACTTCATAAATCTGTTTTCCCAAGCTTAAATCACACCTTTTTGTTATGACATCTAAGACAAAATACTTCAACCTTTTGGATAAGACAAATTGTCTTATATGAGTAGCGCTGATTTGAAGGAAGTCGGCTAAACGGAAGTTGATTTGTCATTTGGTTTataacaaaaaatatttatttaattttctttataatCTTTTAAGCaccataaataaatatttatttatttaaactcatTTCAATGCTGGTCGGCGTGATTATGTTTATGAAGACAATTAGTTACCATTGGCATTTCTTTCATCAATCAATCTGgtttctttgacatcaatgacaatatttcaacAATAGGAATAAAGGATGATTTTTTAATCAGTGACAAAataaatctatatgaatgcaataaTAAGCTTTGAAATTATTCATTAATTGACAAGTTGAGTAGCATAGCCAGGTTTTCATTCTGTTCATAGAGAAACCGACTAATGATAAATCATAAAACTATGGAAGAATCAAAGTCTTATGCCATTGCAATAGGATTAAAGATGAtgtcattatttttttttaatacattttggGTAGGAAGGCCCCTAGTTTACTCTTTCCTTTGAAATTAGACATATCTGAGTGAAGATTCCTATCAAGAGAACTTGTTCATGATCatctttccaaaaatggaaagagGCACAAACCATTCTATCGTATTAGATGAATTTTTCCTTCTGTTGTTCATTTTTAATAATATTCTGGTACAATTTTTAAGAGTCATCACTATTATCTTGGCTTACAAAGGTGTATTTGTCACTTTAATGTAAAAATGGTAATACAAATGTAATCTCTTGGCCTGAGCAATAAAAACAAGAATGTTTCCTTCACCCCTCATTTTCTGGATGATTCTAATCCACAATTTGTACTAGGGTTTCATTTCGTATTTGAAACTTAGAAGGAATTGAGCACAAGCAAAAATATAGAGGTTAAATTTAGCATTTAGTAGTttctatattataaaaaaaataatatctgTTTTGTCATTTAAAAGGATGTATTTTAACAAAAATGGACATTTATGTTTGGTACAATGAAATTTATCTTATCTTTTGTGTCTTAGTGTAGTTTGTTCATTTAAAAAGTATGAATATTATGAACATACTCAAACTATTAATCAAAAGATTTAGGAAATTTTCATATTGTGTGCTAAGTAGCTTCTCAACAAAAATAAGAGTTCAAAGTATTTGACTACATAATATTTATTACATTCTTCTCCAATATAATGtgttttttcttattatttttttcctaaaacaGGAAAATCTAATGAATACACAACTTATGCCCGTTGCACAACCTAGTCAACAGGTATTGATAAGCACAATCTTTGGTCCATTTGAATACGTTGCATGTTTTATTGGATGTTTACATTGAATAGATTGCATCAAGATTATTGATTTATCTTTTGGAACTGAAGATTTATCATAATAGACTGTGCTTGCCCTCACCGATGGAGGGAGACCATCAACAACAATCTATTTCGTGGATGTCTACCGACAGTCAACAAATTTTCCTACCTGAACATCCTAACTTGATATTATCCCAAAGGTGGGATTCATAATTTTACAAAATGGTTTTAGAATTCTTATACTGATTTTCATTTGCGTTATTGTTGTCTCTACTAAGTGATAAGCAATTGATCATAtcaatatgtatgtgttttttaaTTTTGCAGAGATGTTGATCATGTAGATAACCACCTGACAATTCCTCCAAGATATGTTCTTAATGGTAGGCATGCTGATATGGATGAAACTTCAAGCCAACAGGAAACATGTTTTAGTGAATTGAACCGAGGCACGAGACTAAGTTTGCAATTGGGCAACCATTGCTTTCAGCTGCAACACCCatttgattctttttctggaaacaaaaatttCAAGATGGAGATGGATATGAATTCACAAGACTCGCTCATAGACTTCCAAAATTGTGGCCATGAAACTCTTGGAATTCCATATGATGGGTTGCTTCAACAACTGCCAGCAAGTTCCAGCCATGCTGCCATGCCTCTCTGTGCTCCGGTAAGATGTTAACCATGAAATGAACAATTTAAATGGAATTTCATTACCATAATTTAGACTTTTCTAAAGTTTATTTACTtatacatgattgtttcttttttCCTTATCATGGGGTAGTCCAATGCCTTGAGTTACATTATAGCATTAATGTAAATTGTTACAAAtcttaaaccctagaaaataaCATATCTAGCTACT is part of the Cryptomeria japonica chromosome 10, Sugi_1.0, whole genome shotgun sequence genome and harbors:
- the LOC131859458 gene encoding uncharacterized protein LOC131859458: MNTQLMPVAQPSQQIYHNRLCLPSPMEGDHQQQSISWMSTDSQQIFLPEHPNLILSQRDVDHVDNHLTIPPRYVLNGRHADMDETSSQQETCFSELNRGTRLSLQLGNHCFQLQHPFDSFSGNKNFKMEMDMNSQDSLIDFQNCGHETLGIPYDGLLQQLPASSSHAAMPLCAPQRPTILDGFSTSAHQQMDYSGDQNSLDA